One stretch of Legionella birminghamensis DNA includes these proteins:
- a CDS encoding acetyl-CoA carboxylase biotin carboxylase subunit translates to MFKKILVSNRGEIALRIVRACKEMGIPAVTIYSEADRYALHVKRSSHSHCLSKKPLDAYLNGQRIIECAKSAGCEAIHPGYGFLSENAEFAAACEAAGITFIGPSSKVIRMMGSKVEARHAAIAAGLPVIPGSDGNLHSVEEALACASRLGYPVMLKATMGGGGRGIRVCHSEEQVIQYYERARSEAEKAFGDAHVFMEKMIVNPRHIEVQILADHFGRVLHLFERDCSIQRRHQKLVEIAPAVHLDQELRNRLYEYAVKLANKVGYTNAGTVEFIVDQDNNPYFMEMNTRLQVEHPVTEQITGVDLVQEQIRIAAGQSLKITQDSIMRRGVAIEFRINAEDPQNDFLPSFGRITRYYAPGGPGVRMDSAIYTGYTIPPDYDSLCAKLTVWALDWSSALRRANRALEEMRLFGVKTTIPYYLEMLKSDAFQQGHMTTTLIENHPEWLRYSNKSLPQHKAAIIAAVLALASQEQS, encoded by the coding sequence ATGTTTAAAAAAATCCTGGTGAGTAACCGCGGCGAAATTGCTTTGCGAATTGTGCGGGCCTGTAAAGAAATGGGTATCCCCGCAGTGACAATTTACAGTGAAGCAGATCGCTATGCCTTGCATGTTAAACGGTCTTCTCATTCACATTGCTTGAGCAAAAAGCCGCTGGATGCCTATCTTAACGGCCAGCGAATTATTGAATGTGCAAAGAGTGCCGGCTGCGAAGCGATTCACCCTGGTTATGGTTTTTTATCGGAAAATGCCGAATTTGCAGCTGCCTGTGAGGCAGCCGGGATCACCTTCATTGGACCCTCTTCCAAAGTAATCCGCATGATGGGTTCTAAAGTGGAAGCGCGGCATGCGGCAATAGCCGCCGGTTTGCCGGTTATTCCCGGAAGTGATGGGAATCTGCATTCTGTGGAAGAAGCGCTGGCTTGTGCCAGCCGGCTCGGTTATCCGGTGATGCTCAAAGCGACTATGGGAGGGGGCGGACGAGGTATTCGGGTTTGCCACAGTGAAGAGCAAGTCATTCAGTATTATGAGCGTGCCCGTTCTGAAGCCGAAAAAGCCTTTGGTGATGCCCATGTATTTATGGAAAAAATGATTGTAAATCCACGCCATATTGAAGTGCAGATTTTGGCTGATCATTTCGGGCGGGTTTTACATCTTTTCGAGCGCGATTGCTCCATACAACGCCGTCATCAGAAACTGGTTGAGATTGCCCCGGCCGTTCATCTGGATCAGGAACTCCGCAATCGTCTCTATGAATATGCCGTCAAACTTGCAAACAAAGTGGGCTATACCAATGCAGGTACAGTTGAATTTATCGTTGACCAGGACAACAATCCTTACTTCATGGAAATGAATACCCGATTGCAGGTCGAACACCCGGTCACCGAGCAAATTACTGGCGTGGATCTGGTACAGGAACAAATTCGAATCGCTGCGGGGCAGTCACTCAAAATCACTCAGGATAGTATAATGCGCCGCGGTGTCGCTATTGAGTTTCGTATAAATGCCGAGGATCCGCAAAATGACTTTCTTCCCAGTTTTGGTCGTATCACCCGCTATTATGCACCCGGCGGACCTGGGGTGAGAATGGACAGCGCAATCTACACCGGTTATACAATCCCGCCCGATTATGATTCTCTCTGTGCAAAACTGACCGTATGGGCGCTGGACTGGTCTTCTGCCTTACGACGCGCTAATCGTGCTTTGGAAGAAATGCGATTATTTGGAGTGAAGACAACCATCCCCTATTATCTGGAAATGTTAAAATCAGATGCATTTCAACAAGGGCATATGACCACCACCCTGATCGAGAACCATCCGGAATGGCTGCGTTACTCGAATAAATCGCTTCCTCAACACAAAGCTGCCATTATTGCAGCTGTTCTGGCTTTGGCGAGCCAGGAGCAAAGTTAA
- a CDS encoding nucleotide sugar dehydrogenase has protein sequence MNKEIAIIGLGYVGLSLATALSKTYKVYGYDISERRIRELKEHFDKNNLVSRSELQDSPVFYTQNTLEIQKATFFIVTVPTPAFFYELPNLEPVINATKAVGGILKKGDVVVYESTVYPGTTEEVCQPLLEEMSGLRCGVDFNLGYSPERISPHDPHYHLKNIVKVISAQNEATLKEIESVYKNCCDTLYPVSNIRTAEAVKILENTQRDINIACMNEFAQIMHALDLNVHEILQAAKTKWSFVPFKPGFVGGHCIAVDPLYLAFKAKRIGVPHDLILAARKVNDGMPYFIISQLVQALIKYDIPVKHCPVGVFGVTYKENAADIRSSLALKFIKELKLAGFQCQVHDPFADREYVQKKYDIQLMSFEEINTISAAIVVVGHDYYREKGLQALVGKCNRPAVIMDIPNLFAEQKIDEAAVFYWGL, from the coding sequence ATGAATAAGGAAATTGCAATCATTGGCCTTGGATACGTTGGCTTAAGTCTTGCCACTGCTTTAAGTAAAACCTACAAAGTATATGGTTATGATATTTCTGAAAGACGGATTAGGGAATTAAAAGAACACTTTGACAAAAATAATCTTGTCAGCCGCTCAGAGTTGCAGGACAGTCCCGTTTTCTATACTCAGAATACGCTTGAAATCCAAAAGGCTACTTTCTTTATCGTGACGGTGCCAACACCTGCATTTTTCTATGAGCTTCCTAATCTGGAGCCGGTAATCAATGCGACAAAAGCCGTGGGCGGCATTCTAAAAAAAGGCGATGTTGTTGTTTATGAATCGACGGTTTATCCTGGCACAACAGAGGAAGTTTGCCAGCCTCTGCTCGAAGAGATGAGTGGCCTTCGCTGCGGTGTCGATTTTAATTTAGGATATTCGCCGGAGCGTATTAGTCCCCATGATCCTCATTATCATTTAAAAAATATTGTCAAAGTGATCTCTGCGCAAAATGAAGCAACCTTAAAGGAAATAGAAAGCGTCTACAAAAACTGCTGCGATACGCTTTATCCTGTTTCTAATATTCGAACCGCTGAAGCAGTAAAAATTCTTGAAAATACCCAGCGGGATATTAATATCGCCTGTATGAATGAATTCGCGCAGATTATGCATGCCCTGGATTTGAACGTGCATGAAATTTTGCAGGCCGCAAAAACCAAGTGGAGTTTTGTTCCCTTCAAGCCCGGATTTGTCGGTGGCCACTGTATTGCTGTCGACCCCCTGTACCTGGCGTTTAAGGCCAAACGGATAGGTGTGCCGCATGATTTAATCCTCGCTGCAAGAAAGGTCAATGACGGGATGCCGTATTTTATTATCAGTCAATTAGTTCAGGCCCTGATTAAATATGACATCCCGGTGAAACATTGTCCCGTGGGTGTATTTGGTGTTACCTACAAAGAAAATGCTGCGGATATCCGCAGCAGCCTGGCCTTAAAATTTATCAAAGAATTAAAACTGGCCGGCTTTCAGTGCCAGGTGCATGACCCCTTTGCAGATAGGGAGTATGTGCAGAAAAAATACGATATTCAATTAATGTCGTTTGAAGAGATAAATACCATCTCCGCCGCGATTGTGGTAGTGGGCCACGATTATTATCGTGAAAAAGGATTGCAGGCTTTGGTGGGGAAGTGCAATCGACCGGCAGTGATTATGGATATTCCCAATTTGTTTGCAGAACAGAAGATTGACGAAGCCGCTGTGTTTTACTGGGGGCTTTAA
- a CDS encoding putative bifunctional diguanylate cyclase/phosphodiesterase, whose protein sequence is MLNDLSPLKEFKTTDQGIAQCMLKDKIELLYKQLPVALLAEVFAFVIFALGISSYGSNLFNLKIWLIYMIVLALIWPVSLVAFRLKPALFSYPVWLLQFALLTFFSGIGWGLASVLLLPADSILHQSFAIILIFGLVAGAVPFLSPVMGIYLLFLLPTAIPLILWLFLQSEIHILIGYCAIIYTLTALASSIYANQYLNNALSLGYKNINLDSLNQILEKKVALRTRELEQTLALTRSTLESTADGIIVVNASGKLDYYNQKFVDLWKIVFSTNQTFNFQDFFPQLLQEIQNPEDFREILSKLSTEPEKEEANELILRNGHIFEWNSKPHRLGNAIAGRVWSFRDISQRKQLELKLAFQTDYDQLTGLPNRKLLYDRIIHGIRFAKRHHSKLLLIVLDIDNFKLINDNLGHETGDQLLQQITQRLKLATRESDTLARFGGDEFVILYTIKSYSHVAMLCHRILSVVTKPIYIHPHEIVVTASLGVSLYPKDASEVVSLLTNAEMAMYQAKNMGRNYYQLYDETIRNHARQNLQLQMELRNALAKKEFFLLYQPIVHLDSGRIVGVEALLRWQHPSRGIILPQDFIAIAEDSGIIIPLGEWIFKRACTQNKEWQDKGLPPIRMAINVSGVQLLRDDFIACIERCLKESGLPPDYIEIELTESVIMDKEQQHINLLKLLKRKGIQLSIDDFGTGYSSLSYLRDFPVSKIKIDQSFIEKCPSDPNNNSIVEAIIAMSHGLKMRVLAEGIESREQLQFLKDLGCDEGQGFYFNQALTGDEIARLLGLREEG, encoded by the coding sequence ATGCTAAATGATCTATCTCCTCTCAAAGAGTTTAAAACAACAGATCAGGGGATCGCCCAATGTATGCTGAAAGACAAGATTGAACTGCTATATAAGCAGCTTCCAGTTGCACTTCTGGCAGAGGTTTTTGCTTTTGTAATTTTTGCCCTCGGCATCTCTTCCTATGGCAGCAACCTGTTCAATCTAAAAATCTGGCTAATCTACATGATTGTTCTGGCCTTGATATGGCCAGTCTCCTTAGTTGCTTTCCGGCTTAAACCGGCTCTGTTTTCTTACCCGGTATGGCTCTTACAATTCGCTCTGCTTACTTTCTTTTCCGGTATCGGCTGGGGTCTGGCCAGTGTGCTGCTCCTTCCTGCCGATAGTATTCTACATCAGTCATTTGCAATTATCCTGATTTTCGGGTTGGTTGCGGGCGCTGTCCCCTTTCTATCGCCGGTAATGGGTATTTATCTTTTATTTTTACTGCCAACCGCTATTCCTTTAATCCTGTGGCTATTTTTGCAAAGCGAAATTCATATTTTAATTGGCTATTGCGCCATCATTTATACCCTGACAGCATTGGCCAGCAGCATTTATGCCAACCAATATTTGAACAATGCACTTTCCTTGGGTTATAAAAATATCAATCTCGACAGCTTAAACCAGATACTTGAAAAAAAGGTAGCACTACGGACCCGTGAGCTGGAGCAAACACTGGCGCTTACCCGTTCCACACTCGAGTCAACAGCAGACGGTATTATTGTAGTGAATGCTTCCGGTAAACTGGATTACTATAATCAGAAATTTGTCGACTTATGGAAGATTGTATTCTCGACCAATCAAACTTTTAATTTTCAGGATTTTTTTCCACAACTATTACAGGAAATTCAAAATCCTGAAGACTTTCGTGAGATTTTAAGCAAACTGAGCACTGAACCGGAAAAAGAAGAGGCCAATGAACTCATTCTACGCAACGGTCATATTTTTGAATGGAATTCGAAACCGCATCGATTAGGCAATGCAATTGCTGGCCGCGTATGGAGTTTTCGCGATATCAGTCAGCGGAAGCAACTGGAATTAAAGCTCGCATTCCAGACTGATTATGATCAACTCACCGGCTTACCCAATCGCAAACTTCTTTATGACCGTATTATTCATGGAATCCGTTTTGCCAAACGGCATCATAGTAAACTGCTGCTTATCGTTCTCGATATCGATAACTTTAAGCTTATCAATGATAACCTTGGGCATGAGACAGGTGATCAATTGCTTCAGCAAATTACTCAGCGTCTCAAACTCGCCACCCGGGAAAGCGATACCTTGGCGCGTTTTGGCGGCGATGAATTTGTTATTTTATACACGATTAAAAGCTACAGCCATGTGGCCATGCTTTGCCATCGCATCTTGTCGGTAGTGACAAAGCCAATTTATATCCACCCCCATGAGATAGTGGTGACGGCAAGCCTCGGTGTTAGCCTTTATCCCAAAGATGCCAGCGAAGTAGTCAGCTTGCTGACTAATGCGGAAATGGCTATGTACCAGGCGAAAAATATGGGGCGAAATTACTATCAACTCTATGACGAGACCATTCGCAATCATGCAAGGCAAAACCTTCAATTACAAATGGAGTTACGCAACGCCCTTGCCAAAAAAGAATTTTTCCTGCTTTATCAACCAATTGTGCATTTGGACAGTGGCAGGATAGTGGGCGTCGAAGCATTATTACGCTGGCAGCATCCCAGCAGAGGCATTATCCTGCCCCAGGATTTTATTGCTATCGCCGAGGACTCCGGCATTATCATTCCATTAGGCGAATGGATATTTAAAAGGGCCTGTACACAAAACAAGGAATGGCAGGACAAGGGATTACCCCCTATCCGCATGGCTATCAATGTTTCAGGAGTTCAATTACTGCGCGATGATTTTATCGCCTGCATCGAACGCTGCCTTAAAGAAAGCGGGCTTCCTCCTGATTATATTGAGATAGAGCTGACTGAAAGCGTTATTATGGACAAAGAACAACAGCATATTAATTTGCTGAAATTGCTAAAAAGAAAAGGAATACAGCTTAGCATAGACGATTTTGGTACCGGCTATTCAAGCCTGAGCTACTTACGTGACTTCCCGGTTTCCAAAATTAAAATTGATCAATCGTTCATTGAGAAATGTCCATCCGATCCAAACAATAATTCTATTGTGGAAGCAATCATCGCAATGAGCCACGGATTAAAGATGCGCGTTCTTGCAGAAGGCATTGAGAGCCGGGAGCAGCTGCAATTCCTAAAAGATCTTGGTTGTGACGAAGGCCAGGGCTTCTATTTTAATCAGGCTTTAACCGGGGACGAAATCGCGCGCCTTCTTGGACTCAGAGAGGAGGGTTAG
- a CDS encoding Lpg1974 family pore-forming outer membrane protein, whose translation MKQYVFGMLLLSVLVSARAGEMGPQQSSPCCRWTLGGELSYLRPDGGMIDYATEMVFVTPTVVAAHGSYVDPSYEPSWSAFIRYDWTPQADIQFRTTHFDHEFGSSVRIPDSLLVVNSTLVSDFFDGAAGKVLFDLDNYELSIGANINVTQTGWRLRPYTGLHYVDENDRLIQRFYRSDAAFVHYLTSRFRGIGPIIGLESHFPLFDRLTLKNDFTLGFLIGDADMRTVGDINDAPIQPIAYIDFKNTDRQRLVPYGFLDIGLQYDMPFRGYEAGINGGFKIIYYDDIHGRRAGTGPNDPLRLNYVTYYGPYIGVQIKA comes from the coding sequence ATGAAGCAATATGTATTTGGAATGTTATTATTATCTGTCTTAGTGAGTGCCAGAGCCGGAGAGATGGGGCCACAACAAAGCAGTCCTTGCTGCCGATGGACCCTTGGCGGTGAGCTGTCTTATCTAAGACCCGATGGCGGGATGATTGACTATGCCACGGAAATGGTTTTTGTAACGCCAACCGTTGTTGCTGCGCATGGGAGTTACGTAGACCCCTCTTATGAACCTTCCTGGTCAGCATTTATCAGGTATGATTGGACACCTCAAGCTGATATTCAATTCAGGACAACTCATTTTGATCATGAGTTTGGTTCTTCGGTAAGGATTCCTGATTCATTATTGGTTGTCAATTCAACACTTGTTTCAGATTTTTTTGATGGGGCTGCAGGGAAAGTGCTCTTTGATCTGGACAATTATGAATTATCTATCGGGGCTAATATTAATGTCACTCAAACAGGTTGGCGATTAAGACCATATACCGGCCTTCATTATGTTGATGAAAATGATCGATTAATCCAGCGGTTTTATCGCAGCGACGCTGCTTTTGTTCATTATCTCACCAGTCGTTTCCGAGGCATAGGTCCCATAATAGGGCTTGAAAGCCATTTTCCACTATTCGATAGGTTGACACTAAAAAATGACTTCACCTTAGGCTTTCTCATTGGAGATGCCGATATGCGGACAGTGGGTGACATTAATGATGCCCCTATTCAGCCTATTGCGTATATTGACTTCAAAAACACCGATCGGCAAAGGCTGGTTCCATATGGCTTCCTCGACATTGGACTGCAGTACGACATGCCTTTCCGTGGCTATGAGGCGGGTATCAACGGTGGATTTAAAATCATTTATTACGATGATATCCACGGCAGGCGCGCCGGAACAGGCCCTAATGATCCCTTACGACTGAACTATGTCACCTATTATGGACCCTATATCGGTGTTCAAATTAAGGCTTAA
- a CDS encoding GNAT family N-acetyltransferase, which yields MTLKKPEPLNKDHNLTGFNSLTVGQVEADEASERIKKGMGKFPIPVVILARLAVLHTYQGRGIGKAMLKDAITRTLQTAEQIGVSALLVHAIDEKAITFYKRFGFEPSPIRENQLLLLLNDAKKVISERQRANPV from the coding sequence ATGACGTTAAAAAAACCTGAGCCTTTAAATAAAGATCATAATTTAACTGGTTTTAATAGTCTTACAGTAGGACAGGTAGAAGCTGATGAGGCATCTGAACGCATAAAAAAGGGAATGGGTAAATTTCCAATACCAGTGGTCATATTAGCAAGATTAGCTGTTCTTCATACCTATCAAGGAAGAGGTATTGGCAAGGCAATGCTTAAAGATGCAATAACAAGAACCTTGCAAACTGCAGAGCAAATTGGCGTAAGCGCTTTATTAGTTCATGCAATAGACGAAAAAGCCATAACTTTTTATAAACGCTTTGGATTTGAACCTTCTCCAATTAGAGAGAATCAATTATTACTTCTTTTAAACGATGCTAAGAAAGTAATATCGGAACGGCAACGAGCGAATCCAGTTTAA
- a CDS encoding glycosyltransferase family 2 protein, protein MTGVLFFISVCILVYFTALGIWYSLLLVLSFPEVIKKFREVTLGDISLFIDQLTHIPITIVTPAFNEQNRILSMLYSGLNSNYKNVRFIVVNDGSTDKTMEVLINEFQLYEIPSVIKQTIPTCKVKHCFQSARFPNLMVIDKEHSPYHCAADSVNVGLNACQTPIMLTVDADTILEPEALTRMMFSFLSKGHCIVVSGSVYVLNENKVQDGRLMTTDLPKHFVPAVQGLEYLRSFLYGRAGQNVLGGAMCYPGAFTLFETQSLREVGGYDIKNFSYDAEITLKLHHYMIKNRFPHSLNHSPNAFCWTEVPSTAKSFWGQRDKWQRGMWRSALKFVTMFGNPRYGLVGLISFPAFVLFEILGPVIEFCSYCTFVIAFFINELDYQVLLWFLILAWGFLAYITVAMIFLNLITFNKYHRMKDVFRSIWLILAEMLWFREFRAACCARGTLRYFVNRLLGKPL, encoded by the coding sequence ATGACGGGCGTTTTATTTTTCATATCCGTTTGCATTCTGGTTTATTTCACCGCTCTTGGCATTTGGTATTCCTTGCTCTTAGTCCTGTCTTTCCCTGAGGTCATCAAGAAATTTCGTGAAGTGACTCTCGGCGACATTAGTCTCTTCATTGATCAGCTGACCCATATTCCGATAACCATAGTCACTCCGGCTTTCAATGAACAAAACCGCATTCTCTCCATGCTTTACAGCGGTTTAAACAGTAATTATAAAAATGTGCGTTTTATTGTTGTCAATGATGGCTCGACCGATAAAACCATGGAAGTCTTAATCAATGAATTCCAGCTTTATGAAATTCCCAGCGTCATCAAACAGACAATCCCCACTTGCAAGGTTAAACACTGCTTTCAATCGGCCCGTTTCCCGAACTTAATGGTAATCGATAAGGAACACTCGCCATATCACTGCGCTGCCGACTCAGTGAATGTCGGCTTAAATGCCTGCCAAACGCCGATTATGTTAACAGTCGATGCGGATACCATTCTTGAGCCAGAAGCATTGACCCGCATGATGTTCAGTTTCCTGTCAAAGGGGCATTGTATTGTGGTAAGCGGCTCTGTTTATGTACTTAATGAAAATAAAGTACAGGACGGGCGGCTTATGACTACCGATCTGCCTAAGCATTTCGTGCCGGCGGTACAAGGGCTCGAGTACCTCAGATCTTTTCTATACGGACGGGCGGGGCAGAACGTACTGGGGGGTGCAATGTGCTATCCCGGCGCATTCACGCTGTTTGAAACGCAGAGTTTAAGAGAGGTAGGCGGTTATGATATCAAAAATTTTTCCTATGATGCGGAAATCACTCTAAAACTGCATCATTACATGATTAAAAACAGGTTTCCCCACTCCCTAAATCATTCTCCCAATGCGTTTTGCTGGACTGAGGTTCCCAGTACGGCCAAAAGCTTTTGGGGACAGCGTGACAAATGGCAGCGCGGCATGTGGCGCAGTGCATTAAAATTTGTCACCATGTTTGGCAATCCCAGATACGGCCTGGTCGGGCTAATCAGCTTTCCCGCCTTTGTGCTTTTTGAAATCTTAGGCCCGGTTATTGAATTCTGCTCCTATTGCACCTTTGTAATTGCTTTTTTCATCAATGAACTCGACTACCAGGTGTTGCTCTGGTTTTTGATTCTCGCCTGGGGATTCCTTGCCTATATTACGGTGGCGATGATTTTCCTTAATCTAATCACTTTCAATAAATATCACCGTATGAAAGATGTGTTTCGCAGCATTTGGCTCATTCTGGCCGAGATGTTATGGTTCCGGGAGTTTCGTGCAGCCTGCTGTGCAAGGGGAACGCTAAGATATTTCGTCAATCGCCTTCTTGGGAAGCCGCTTTAG
- the priC gene encoding primosomal replication protein PriC, whose translation MVENIETMLLSLKARLPELAWNLNKPGAQIPWQNLPPGIFRYQFEPKASDYIAEIKSDIERLEQQVNTQAASYLAQRIQQKINILVRLCRCKPPVQKADNSASFMLQALSTRQQWLASLEEQIQSFTEQRDALAARLSTIAKEQQLAVLAELGAAEKRLTEAKEAYAKAIER comes from the coding sequence ATGGTAGAGAATATTGAAACCATGCTGCTCAGCCTTAAGGCCAGGCTGCCTGAGTTAGCCTGGAATCTGAATAAACCGGGTGCTCAGATTCCCTGGCAAAATTTGCCTCCCGGTATTTTTCGCTACCAGTTTGAACCGAAGGCTTCGGATTATATTGCTGAAATTAAGAGCGATATTGAGCGGTTGGAACAACAGGTCAATACGCAGGCTGCCAGCTATCTCGCCCAGCGCATTCAGCAAAAAATCAACATTCTGGTCAGACTCTGCCGCTGTAAGCCGCCAGTCCAAAAAGCAGATAATTCAGCCTCATTTATGTTGCAGGCTTTGAGTACGCGCCAGCAATGGCTGGCTTCTCTTGAGGAACAAATTCAATCATTTACAGAACAACGCGATGCGCTTGCGGCCAGATTGTCGACAATCGCCAAGGAGCAGCAATTGGCAGTTCTCGCCGAGTTAGGTGCGGCAGAAAAGCGTCTTACCGAGGCAAAAGAGGCTTATGCCAAGGCGATCGAACGCTAG
- a CDS encoding NAD-dependent epimerase/dehydratase family protein, producing MAILITGGAGFIGSNLVELLLGLNQEVIVIDDLSTGTLRNIEPFLANKNFKFYQSNLLEIPLDPIVQKCEIIFHLAAIVGMFNVLQKPIATLEVNMQSTERLLMAVSRLQQKPVVLVASSSEVYGSKHTAMKETNHLHIEASGKAHASYPVSKLCNEVAGMAYYHEMQVPVIVMRIFNTVGRRQSSRYGMVLPRFIKQAIHGEPITIFGDGSQTRSFCDVRDTCQIMRELSLTPKAIGEIVNVGSDHSISIIELAELVRQLAESASELHYQSFEETYGDGYINIQNRKPELSKLRSLINYRHHWTLEKTIIEMIEHAR from the coding sequence ATGGCCATTTTAATAACTGGAGGCGCCGGATTTATCGGTTCAAATCTGGTCGAACTGCTGCTTGGTTTAAACCAGGAAGTGATAGTGATTGATGATCTGAGTACTGGTACATTGCGAAATATCGAGCCCTTTTTAGCCAATAAAAATTTCAAATTTTATCAGTCAAATTTGCTGGAAATTCCCCTCGATCCCATCGTGCAGAAATGCGAGATCATTTTTCACCTGGCGGCCATTGTCGGTATGTTTAATGTCCTGCAAAAACCAATCGCAACACTCGAAGTCAATATGCAGTCCACCGAGCGATTATTAATGGCGGTTTCACGCCTGCAACAGAAGCCTGTCGTTTTGGTAGCCTCGAGCTCGGAAGTCTATGGGTCAAAACATACTGCCATGAAAGAGACCAATCATCTCCATATTGAGGCCAGCGGCAAAGCACATGCCAGTTATCCTGTTTCCAAGTTATGCAATGAGGTCGCAGGCATGGCTTATTATCATGAAATGCAGGTGCCAGTAATCGTCATGCGGATTTTCAATACGGTAGGCCGGCGGCAATCCTCCCGCTATGGAATGGTATTACCCCGTTTCATTAAACAGGCTATCCATGGCGAACCAATCACTATTTTTGGAGACGGAAGTCAGACCCGCTCTTTCTGCGATGTCAGGGATACCTGTCAAATCATGCGCGAACTCAGCCTCACTCCGAAAGCAATTGGCGAAATTGTAAACGTAGGCAGTGATCACAGCATCAGTATTATTGAGCTCGCGGAGTTGGTCCGGCAATTGGCAGAGTCTGCTTCTGAACTTCACTATCAGAGTTTTGAGGAGACTTATGGCGATGGGTATATCAATATCCAGAACCGTAAACCTGAATTAAGCAAATTACGCTCTCTGATTAATTATCGACACCATTGGACTCTGGAAAAAACGATCATTGAAATGATCGAGCATGCGAGATAG
- a CDS encoding DUF1778 domain-containing protein gives MDFSASESQAEVIRMASDISHKSLTEFITDSAYQAAEKIILDQRLFMVSSDILNHFSEILDRPEQDNEGLKDLFSSSSPWDSNDVKKT, from the coding sequence ATGGATTTTAGTGCATCTGAATCGCAGGCCGAAGTAATCCGAATGGCCTCGGATATAAGTCATAAATCCTTGACTGAATTCATAACAGACAGCGCGTATCAAGCTGCTGAAAAAATTATTTTAGATCAGCGATTATTTATGGTTTCTAGCGATATATTGAATCACTTTTCTGAAATTCTAGACCGCCCAGAGCAAGATAATGAAGGGCTAAAGGATTTATTTTCTTCATCATCTCCATGGGATTCAAATGACGTTAAAAAAACCTGA
- a CDS encoding HEAT repeat domain-containing protein, translated as MERFLWIIKLLAYLQFLTIFLFVLAMYAARGYFHHRARKKKLITDDIALSFKSCLDKKQQLPEKKIQQYKSSKSIDAVLLVLRTMENHHRHQLTFQHFIEYLSDKLLKPAARGLYKSRNWLNRYYAALCYSYGFETLDEQPLCRLVRDDTLLVSINAASTGIKYQNSAVINQTISHFAKGRHLQQSFFAQISDVSHHDVADIIITRLENEQDLYTKVFCYRLLKEIPYTQFLDCVEADLLFDSVDLSISIIEYLSEVQDERKTQILYDLAFAEDWEIRAAVAKSLGRVHTARSLEILTILLTDPQWWVRVNSGTSLYSQGESGIDILKAQSPLKDKFAYETAQRILLSGNRK; from the coding sequence ATGGAACGATTTTTATGGATCATCAAATTGCTGGCCTATCTCCAGTTTTTGACAATCTTCCTTTTTGTTCTGGCTATGTATGCCGCCCGCGGCTATTTCCACCACCGCGCCCGCAAAAAAAAATTAATCACTGACGACATTGCCCTAAGCTTCAAATCCTGTCTTGACAAAAAGCAGCAATTACCAGAGAAAAAAATACAACAATATAAAAGTTCAAAATCAATCGATGCGGTACTATTAGTGCTTAGGACCATGGAAAATCATCATCGACATCAATTAACTTTCCAACATTTTATAGAGTACCTCTCAGATAAATTATTAAAACCTGCTGCCAGAGGATTGTACAAATCACGCAACTGGCTTAACCGCTATTACGCCGCGCTTTGCTACAGTTACGGTTTTGAAACGCTAGATGAGCAGCCGCTCTGCCGCCTGGTTCGCGATGACACTTTGCTGGTGTCAATTAATGCGGCAAGCACCGGGATTAAATATCAGAATTCAGCCGTTATTAATCAGACCATTTCCCATTTTGCAAAAGGGCGCCATCTTCAGCAATCCTTTTTTGCCCAAATTTCCGATGTATCCCATCATGATGTGGCAGACATAATCATCACACGACTCGAAAATGAGCAGGATCTCTATACCAAGGTTTTCTGCTACCGCCTCCTAAAAGAAATTCCTTATACCCAATTTTTAGATTGCGTCGAAGCGGATTTATTATTTGATTCTGTCGATTTGAGTATTAGCATTATTGAATATCTTTCTGAAGTGCAAGATGAGCGGAAAACCCAAATACTGTATGATTTAGCCTTTGCCGAGGATTGGGAAATACGGGCAGCTGTTGCAAAATCCCTTGGCAGGGTTCACACTGCCAGGAGCCTGGAAATTCTGACTATCTTGCTTACCGATCCGCAATGGTGGGTACGGGTTAATTCTGGAACTTCTTTATATTCTCAGGGAGAAAGCGGCATCGACATATTAAAAGCACAGTCGCCGTTAAAAGACAAATTTGCTTATGAGACCGCTCAGCGAATACTGCTTTCGGGAAACAGGAAATGA